From Bos indicus isolate NIAB-ARS_2022 breed Sahiwal x Tharparkar chromosome 4, NIAB-ARS_B.indTharparkar_mat_pri_1.0, whole genome shotgun sequence, the proteins below share one genomic window:
- the ZBED10 gene encoding putative protein ZBED10P codes for MCPRPFRVAAEEVCAAQAAFRPVPPQLRYPHVSLEWSAGTSRSGVPGRWVRPCSQPRAWPLQLSTDHQLTELFHREDRARPLLKGQDRDHPPRGGGHGPKAGRVEATLSDRGARSPGSEGKGLGEPVQRSRPPSSGSSLLGQSKKSLLERLESVGLLASEWSDASRSTESHLASIIVKKHLRENKTVGAQEDPLAY; via the exons ATGTGCCCACGACCCTTCCGGGTGGCAGCTGAGGAGGTGTGCGCCGCCCAGGCCGCATTCCGCCCGGTGCCACCCCAGCTGCGCTACCCGCATGTCTCCTTGGAGTGGAGCGCGGGCACTTCGAGGAGCGGAGTGCCTGGGAGATGGGTGCGGCCGTGCAGCCAGCCGAGGGCCTGGCCCCTGCAGCTCTCCACGGACCACCAGCTTACTGAGCTCTTCCACCGAGAGGACCGTGCCAGACCCCTGCTTAAAGGGCAGGATCGAGACCATCCTCCCCGAGGGGGTGGACAT GGCCCCAAGGCTGGGCGGGTGGAGGCCACCCTGAGCGACAGAGGAGCTAGGAGCCCCGGGTCAGAAGGGAAGGGCCTGGGGGAGCCAGTGCAGAGAAGTCGGCCCCCCTCCTCCGGGTCCTCACTGCTGGGCCAGAGCAAGAAGAGCCTGTTGGAGCGGCTGGAGAGCGTGGGGCTGCTGGCCTCTGAGTGGAGCGATGCCTCCCGCTCCACGGAGAGCCACCTGGCTAGCATCATCGTCAAGAAGCACCTGCGTGAGAACAAGACAGTGGGTGCCCAGGAGGACCCCTTGGCTTACTAG
- the LRRC61 gene encoding leucine-rich repeat-containing protein 61, whose translation MEPRGEKSGEADGVRVTPQLLKARSGEFALESILLLKLRGLGLVGLGCLGDCLGLEWLDLSGNALTQLGPLASLRQLAVLNVADNRLTGLEPLAACENLQCLNAAGNLLAGPAQLQCLAGLRGLERLRLRDPLARLSNPLCASPCYWASVRELLPGLKVLDGERVSGRGSDFYQLCRDLDSSLSPDPGAPGPRPMEAQPWVEPGYWEALPPRSSSILEEACRQFQDTLQECHDLDRQARDSLAQAMRALSPAGPTAASFVF comes from the coding sequence ATGGAGCCTCGGGGCGAGAAGTCAGGAGAGGCTGACGGGGTGCGCGTGACGCCCCAGCTGCTCAAGGCGCGCTCGGGCGAGTTCGCCCTGGAGTCCATCCTGCTGCTCAAGCTGCGGGGCCTGGGGCTGGTGGGCCTGGGCTGCCTGGGGGACTGCCTCGGCCTCGAGTGGCTGGACCTGTCGGGTAACGCGCTCACCCAGCTGGGCCCGCTGGCCTCCCTGCGGCAGCTGGCCGTGCTCAACGTGGCTGACAACCGGCTGACGGGCCTGGAGCCCCTGGCCGCCTGTGAGAACCTGCAGTGTCTCAATGCTGCAGGCAACCTGCTGGCTGGGCCCGCGCAGCTGCAGTGCCTGGCGGGGCTGCGGGGTCTGGAGCGCCTGCGGCTCCGAGACCCGTTGGCGCGGCTCAGCAACCCGCTGTGCGCCAGCCCCTGCTACTGGGCCTCAGTGCGTGAGCTGCTGCCCGGCCTGAAGGTCCTCGACGGCGAGCGTGTGAGTGGGCGCGGCAGCGACTTCTACCAGCTGTGCCGGGACCTCGACAGCTCCTTGAGCCCCGACCCTGGTGCCCCTGGCCCCCGGCCCATGGAGGCCCAGCCTTGGGTGGAGCCTGGCTACTGGGAGGCCTTGCCCCCACGCAGCAGCTCCATCCTGGAGGAGGCCTGCCGCCAGTTCCAGGACACGCTGCAGGAGTGCCACGACCTGGACCGCCAGGCCCGGGACAGCTTGGCCCAGGCCATGCGGGCGCTCAGCCCCGCGGGCCCCACTGCCGCCTCCTTCGTCTTCTGA
- the RARRES2 gene encoding retinoic acid receptor responder protein 2 — MWQLLLPLALGLGTMGLGRAELTTAQHRGLQVALEEFHKHPPVLWAFQVTSVDNAADTLFPAGQFVRLEFKLQQTSCRKKDWRKEDCKVKPNGRKRKCLACIKLDSKDQVLGRMVHCPIQTQVQRELDDAQDAQCSRVERAGEDPHSYYLPGQFAFIKALSP; from the exons ATGTGGCAGCTGCTGCTCCCCCTGGCCCTGGGGCTGGGCACCATGGGCTTGGGCAGGGCGGAGCTCACGACGGCCCAGCACCGGGGCCTGCAGGTGGCCCTGGAGGAGTTCCACAAGCATCCACCCGTGCTGTGGGCCTTCCAGGTGACCAGCGTGGACAATGCGGCAGACACG CTCTTCCCGGCTGGGCAGTTTGTGAGGCTGGAGTTCAAGCTCCAGCAGACGAGCTGTCGGAAGAAAGACTGGAGGAAAGAAGACTGCAAAGTCAAGCCCAACGGG AGAAAGCGGAAATGCCTGGCCTGCATCAAGCTGGACTCAAAGGATCAAGTCCTGGGCCGGATGGTGCACTGTCCCATACAGACTCAGGTTCAACGG GAGCTGGACGACGCCCAGGACGCCCAGTGCAGCAGGGTGGAGCGCGCCGGCGAGGACCCCCACAGCTACTACCTCCCCGGACAGTTTGCCTTCATCAAAGCCTTGTCCCCCTGA